One Actinosynnema pretiosum DNA segment encodes these proteins:
- a CDS encoding OsmC family peroxiredoxin produces the protein MATVRKATTHWKGSLMEGDGTVTLESSGIGTYDVSWPSRAEQANGKTSPEELIAAAHSSCYSMALSHGLAQAGTPPQQVDTSAEVTFKPGTGITGIALTVRAVVPGLEADAFAEAAETAKKNCPVSQALAGVEITLDAALA, from the coding sequence ATGGCGACCGTTCGCAAGGCCACCACCCACTGGAAGGGCAGCCTGATGGAGGGTGACGGCACCGTCACCCTGGAGTCCTCCGGCATCGGCACCTACGACGTGAGCTGGCCGTCGCGGGCCGAGCAGGCCAATGGCAAGACCAGCCCGGAAGAGCTGATCGCCGCAGCCCACTCCTCGTGCTACTCGATGGCGCTGTCCCACGGCCTCGCCCAGGCGGGCACCCCGCCGCAGCAGGTGGACACCTCCGCCGAGGTCACGTTCAAGCCGGGCACGGGCATCACCGGCATCGCGCTGACCGTGCGCGCGGTCGTCCCCGGCCTGGAGGCGGACGCGTTCGCCGAGGCGGCCGAGACCGCGAAGAAGAACTGCCCGGTGAGCCAGGCGCTCGCGGGGGTCGAGATCACCCTCGACGCCGCTCTCGCCTGA
- a CDS encoding DUF7674 family protein, translated as MADWRTRAASLLPELTAVVERESWSCHVFLTELWQLALDGHREDDRDLLTRVYGFAHWCFRQEQFLANAAVVSFYEHVFDEWELRDAVAPWLPTEVVDKVRPLWEWRWSKERLSEVDRLLSGSGTPGERAV; from the coding sequence GTGGCCGACTGGAGAACGAGAGCCGCGTCACTCCTGCCGGAGCTGACCGCGGTGGTCGAGCGCGAGTCGTGGTCCTGCCACGTGTTCCTGACCGAGCTGTGGCAACTGGCGCTCGACGGGCACCGCGAGGACGACCGCGACCTGCTGACCAGGGTCTACGGGTTCGCCCACTGGTGCTTCCGCCAGGAGCAGTTCCTGGCGAACGCGGCGGTGGTCAGCTTCTACGAGCACGTGTTCGACGAGTGGGAGCTCAGGGACGCGGTCGCGCCCTGGCTGCCGACCGAGGTCGTGGACAAGGTCCGGCCGCTGTGGGAGTGGCGGTGGTCGAAGGAGCGGTTGTCCGAGGTAGACCGGCTGCTGAGCGGTTCGGGCACCCCCGGTGAACGGGCGGTTTGA